The Topomyia yanbarensis strain Yona2022 chromosome 3, ASM3024719v1, whole genome shotgun sequence nucleotide sequence GAGACCCACGTGTACCAGCATTCCGCCGGAAGTTGTGAAGGCACCACGGAGCTCCTGGTGAGATTTTTCCATGttattttgattatattgttttcagAAGAGCTGCGTATGCATTGGTAATTTTATTAGCATTGATATAACATCCAATATAGGTTTATAGGGGGAAGGGGGGGGAgattgcttctctaatcttccggccaTTACATCACAtgatttggtattcttagtatgtataacaaacataaagatgtgacacaaggtgctAAAAACGCACAAAAATCCTAtgaatcctatttttcattggattgtctgctctaaagatATTACCAATGGCCGTTCATAAATGATGTCCCGTATTGACAGTTGGGGAAAATCCATGAATTAACGAGAGAAAAAGTAATTATTTGAAACGTACTAGTGGAGCGGGGTTATTAAAGCCAACaacaattttagacttttttctgcgacacattgtttatgaatggaccccaaacaaacaatattccataacgaatatcacgtaacatcgatgACAGAGCAGTGGGATCAAGACCAAGTTCCctctgggtcgtgcaaaactgagaagcagcatcaatttcggcacagagaacagacatccatctcAAGCGTAAAAGTTGAGTAAAAGGCACATCCAAAGGTAAACGAGAGGTGGTTCTGTCATGACGTTTAGTGCGTGAGTGTTCCTGAATTGATATCCAAGTGATCATTCTAATTATGGGATATGCCAGTATGGTGGTCGCAATGCTATAACAAATACTTGTTCAAATGACAAAACAAGCGTTATAAATTTGTTTGTTCGAAtctggatgtctgttctctatgACTTAGTTCTAACTATTAAAATCTTAAACTGTATTTGattttcaaacaaaataatCATTGGTACACACTAGATCAGGAATAATAACTGGCAGAATATAGGGAAATTAGTATTCGTGGACATTGCGATTATCAGCGCGCTCTGATTTatttaatagtcgattgatccgttTCAGACCTAGGGGACCCAAGAGGAGATCAGAAACAAGACAAaagcggaatcaatgcgaagttttaattgcatcactgacgatTAAACACGCGTTGTTAGAAGCTTGATGCATTGGACTGGACAAAATAGAGGACTTGACGTTACACACTTCGAGACAAACAGGCGCAAAATTTAGTCCTCCTCCCGAGGACCAGTGTTTACTTGGCAGACAGTTGCTAATTCGTTCGATTTTGCAACTTTTGTCTCGCGGGACGGATCGAGATCCCCTAAGCTATAAGCtacactgcctataatcgcaagtcagtcccatgtagatatggaatcccatagaacatgggactgacttgcgattatgggcagtacagTCCTATCAGCACGCTAAAAAAGCTTCCAATATAGGTTTATATACATTCGATACGCCTTTTGTTATCTCCATCATCTATGAAAACTATTTCGGTTCCGAGCGTTTTCAATAAGTAGAtgatcggactattatcaaaataaaaaagcttGTAAGAACCAGGTGTGTGGAAATAAGCGGATCTACGCCATTGCAGATCGTGGCGAAAACTGATATGACAATAGAGATATGCTCAATTCTGCAACTCCACCctacgatttgtgcaggtgttcatgctatgctatgctctACTATGACTGCTCACAGATGTTTattttactgtatcgattttgttggctattttcggcaaatttgagactaagagaaacgaaagcaatgaaattgaaagacggataggtattctagagcgaatcagttataaacttagaacggaaaactaggactaggtaggctcatatggacatgatcgaaaggaaatgtgaagaattctttgccttctgctaagtaggagttgggcgttgcacccaagtctaccgcatggtctatggtaacataactcatcatcatgttttaccgccgacgccggcttTAAAACATGATACCTATATTGACAACCTCGACGACGAGAACGATGCATTTTATGAACGCGTAAAGGTTAGAAAAATAACATTGCTATAGTCTGATATACAAATGCCCAGGTCGAAACGAAACAGTTCTACCAGCTGAAGGTAAGTATAGATACAGGTAAGTTACACTTTCTTTACAtgctttttaacatgatttcaACTAACCCGTAGATATTCATATCCATTCGGTCTTTGCGAAAAAAGTATACTTTCCACTTATCAATTTCCTATGCTTCAGGCGGTCACATCGTGGATATGCCAGAGCTGGCGTCGATTCTCGTATCGGATCGGGTTTATCGAACGTACAAATTCCTCTGTGCCATTGCCAAGGGCATTCCTATTGTCGGTCAGACCTACCTAGAGCAGGTGGCAATCAAACGCGAGTTCGTCGATCCATGGAATTACATTTTAGAGGACCTCGAGATGGAGCGACGATTCAAGTTTAATTTAAAGAAATCGTTAACGATGGCTCAGGAAACGAGAATTTTTCAAGATTACTCAGTGATTGTTACGACCAACACCATGCCGCCTCCGGAGGAAGTGCAGTGTAAGATTGAGCTTCAGTTTGCTGTTGAGTAAGTTGCAGTTACAAGTATTTCTTTCGTTTGTTTCTACAGTGATTGTGGCTAGCGCTGGCGGCCGCGTTATTAAATTTCCCGTGCAGCAACCAAAGCATACGGACAAGGTGCTAGCCGTTTCGGACCAGAAGGATAAGGATACATGGCCAAAGCTGCGAGAACGCTTTCCAGATATCGAAATCATAAGCACCGAGGGTTTCATGCTGTCGATTATGCAGCATTACAAAAACTTCCGTAACTATCGACTAGCATGATTGGGCACATCGTAACGATGAGCACAAGTAGAGCTTTTTTAAGCATGATCATTATTAATATTGGATCTTTCGTTTTGTCGTTGAGTTTTATGTTATatcgaaataataaaatgaaccgCTTGTCGAAAATGTTAACCCATTTACTACACAGGAATTTCTCAGAATTTATTTACCATTTATTTCTTTTCACAGTTTATTTAGGATAAGATTACTAGTAACAGTCATCCGACAGcttctatttatttattcaaataattgcaagAACAAAACTCTAGGCATTGTTCTCTctaaagcggcccttacacgttcaatatttttgtcaatacgcgtattgacgatattgttacaatatttcaataccatttgaaatccacatcgtcaatacaagTTTTTcgattacacgtacaatacttttgtcaatactgtctggtattgacaaaaatattgaacgtgtaaggcccGCTTAAGAACTACAGCAAAAGCTCATTGAGCCTGCCAACACATTTCTCGCTTCTGACAGTCTGAAGTAGCTTGTCGTTACTTGAAGATTTGAAACTAGCAAACAAACTATTCTTCAAGAGTTCCTTACTTAAATTCTGCACTGGATATGATTATCGTGCAGCCATCGGGGGCATTGCGGGCATTCCACCCGCGCCGGCACCAACAGCCGATCCGGGACCGAGAAGAACCTGCTTCTGCTGTGTCTTTTGCATCTCTTCCATCTGCGCCCGTTCCACCTCGAATACGACCGGTGCGAACAGAATCATAGAGCTGGTAAAGAATATCCACGATGCGTTGCAGGTGAACTTGTACAACGCTTTTATGCTGGCAACGGATAGGTCTGATACCGTGCCGCCGACAGTTCGCACCCCTTGGGGAAACATTTCGGTAAGACCCCACAACCGCTCGGCCAATGTCTCGTCGGGTTCCTTAAAAACAGTATATTAAACATTAGATAGCTTTTtatgaattaataaattttaaaatatgatGGGATCATAAACTCATAGAAAATTAATGCAATCATAACTCAGACATTGTTTTGGCAAGATCTGGTTTCAGTTGGAATAACCTGAACTCGTTTTTTGGTCTGAGCTCCTTTAGGTTCGCTCGAAGCTGTCGTtttatttgtattttgtgaATATTAGAGCAACttaaatcgaaaacaaaatcaGCAATGCTTTTGTTAGTTAGATTGGAACAGTGCTACACATTTCGAAGGTTCCTCTATCCAAAACtacaattcaattttattcttcCATTCATAATCTCGTTGCAACGCTAGGCTTTGCAGATGCTAGAATGCGAAAGCACTACTTACGTCATCGTAATCATCATCCTTGCTCTTGATGGCGGCTGGTGTAGTTTTAGCTGCCGGTTGAGACTTTGTAGCTGAAATCGGAACCGCTGCCGGTTTCGGAAGCTCCTCCCGAGGCAACTCGTCaagctgaaataataattaCTCATGGTTATTCTTGTTGCATAACTAAAAATACCGAATTTGATAAGAACTCACTCAGCTACATTCAATCGATCTCACAATCATAAGCCACATTCGTAATTATTCACTAAAACTTCAAACCAAATGAAAAGCATACAATTATTCCAACTTACCGTTGCCTGTTTACGCTCCGGTGTATCGTCCTTGCTATTCCCAGCCGACTCCATTCCGCTGTCCTTATCTATCGAAAGTTCGTCTTCGTCCACTTTATCCACTAGCACGACTTCTGGGTCGGAATCCATTCACAAAAATGCTAACACTGGCTTTGTAGAAAATATGAAATCTGTCGCGATTACTAGATCGGTTTCTGTATTGCGCCTTCTGTAATTATTTAAagtccttaattttttttatatcaaaCAGTTCGCTGAAGCTTGCATTTGAATTTCTATTctaaaaaattcgatttaacgTCGGAGAATAAATTTCAACGCACTTCGCATTGAAAACGCATGCAGTCGCGAATACGAACGAACGAGATTCGGAATAAAATCGATCCCAAAGCAAGACTTTCAATTCGAAAGGTGGAACAATTTAAATGTCAAATCTACTGTCAAAAAATctattataaattttcaaaagggGGGGATTTGcatatactaaaaaaatcgatgaaacaTACACGGTGAGAAATTGGAATGCAATTTTTAGTAATGTCCTTCAAGATTCTCTTTTTTCTCTACTAGACCCTGCGGAAAATGTGAAGGCACCAGGCGACCATTAATAGCAGACTCATTTTACATGTTTTCGATGGATAGTTGACAGCAAACTGTTGTAGTGAGCACACGTGTTTTCACAATAGTATCTggattgatttttttacgaaattcccggacctaggggcagatcacttgtgatgcatttttaaaaatcaacgaaattaaatgcatttatttccatcaagatagaaattcataatgtattttgcgttgcgtgcaatgtttttgagttgcgtgcaatgttgtttgcgttgcgtgtaggACGTCAAAActctacagaaaaactagccctacatttaccAAAAcctcgaacaaagtggatcaacgtaggacgtttgttaaacaaacttttctgcgaggcagtgcaaagctgatgcacaaatggaaattaaatgcattttttttcgatttgatgcaaatttgttatacattcttagagtgatcttcCCCTAGCGATAGACGGAACCAGCTGCTGCCAAAATGGCATCATCGCTTGACAAAACATTTGTCATCAACTTCAGAGTTATACCGACAAAACTAAACTTTCCCGCAATAGCAGAATTCATTACGAAAAATCTAGCTATCGAAGCGACCCAGCTACAGCACCTGCAAGTCAGCAATGGACGTGTCTTCGTGGGCACCGACTCGACCCAAACAGCCCAGGATATAGTACAAGAACACAACATGAAACACCAGCTTGATCACGACGGAAAATCCTACAGCATCCCACTGTCAATGGAAGATGGGTCTGTTGAGGTTAGAGTTCATGATCTTCGCCCGAGCACAAGTAATGGACAACTAGCATACAGGATGCGTGAGTATGGGGAATCCATCTCAATCCGTGATGAAGTCTGGAATGACTTTTCCTGGAGTCCCCAATGGAGTGAGAACAATGCGCATGAAACTCATAAAACCGATACCGTCGTATGTGATGGTAACACAACTTCACAGCAGATATTTCGCCAGCCTAAAAACGCTAGCACAATTAAAAAAGGGAACACAGCACCATGGATGAAATACATCGCTGGCTGGAAGTGATTCTACAATGGTGGTagagctaggggcagatcactaagaatgtataacaaatttgcatcaaattagaaaaaatgcatttaatttccatttctgcatcagcttggcactccctcgcagaaaagtttgtttaacaaacgtcctacgctgacccactttgttcgacgttttgttaaatgtagggctagtttttctgtagggttttgacgtcttacacgcaacgcaacccacattgcaggcaacgcaaaaacattgcacgcaacacaaaatacattatgaatttctattttgatggaaataaatgcatttaatttcgctgatttttaaaaatgcatcacaagtgatctgcccctagtggtAGAGTCATCCCAAAACACATTCGAGAGCAGAGGCCAGCAACAAACAATAACAATCAGAACCTCCCAAGCTACAACGGATGTTAACACCATTAGCCTTACTAGCCCATTTGCTGGCTTCGCAAAAGATGATGATTCTATCATAGACAAAACCAGGACCATTACAGTAAACACAAAAAGACCAGCATCATCTCTTGAAAATGACAgaaaaaataacgcaaaaaaagtGTCACAAGGCAAAAGCAACATCCACGTCACACACGTTCAATTTCACGAAATAAGCAATGAAAAGGCCATCTAGCCTGAATCATTCTAGTCAGATCAAAAACATATATACTGGCTTCTTCTCATTTTGCGTCGCTGCCGCAGCACCCAGCTGCAACCAAATACATCATTCAACTAACAATATGCCACCGTCAAGCCCTCTCACTACTGTTACATTGAACAGTTCGTCTATAGCTATCAACAACCGAAAGTATCAACACAACATAACATTTTCCTCGGTAAGTTTTTTGGGCAGTATATGTCCCGCCGAAGTAAAATATGATACTGCCGCCTTCAGCGAATTTCGACTATCCTCAGCTGCCGTCACTGCTACTACGTCCCGCCACCACTCACCACGTCAGCGAAAGAAAAACATCACAAAACAATCTTCTGATAAAGCTGCTATACCCACCAACCTATTCTGTCGGCGTACAAAACACTCACCATCCGAGATGATAAAGTGACCTGCTACCCGTTTCGCCACTGCCACAACAAACTGAATCTGCAATCAGCTTTTTTGGCTGCCCCGGTAAGCATTCTGGGCAGTATATGTCCTGCGAAGCATTGTTCGATACTGCCATCCTCAGCAAGTTTCCAATGCTACCAGTTTTTTTCGCTGTCGCTGCGACTTGGTGCTACTCGTCTCATAggcgaaataaaaacaaaaccaaaATTTAATGTTTCCTTCATACAGTTGCATTCATCTACTACACGAGTCGTTGGTGCAATAATAACATCATTAAGCCGAatttacacctatccgatcTGTTTCAGTGCCGGTTCAGTTCCGTGCACGGACGCCAATATTCTTTCATGCACTTCAAATGCAAGCATTCACACTTGTCCCTGACGGCGCCGTGCCGGAGAAGTGTGAACGCTTGCATTTGGtttgtatgaaagaatattggcgtccgtgcacggaactgaaacggatcggataggtgtaaatTCGGCTTTAAACTGTTCGCCGTCCGTGAAATTTTGACCAGCTACTTGTTTCAACACCGCAGCAACAAACTGTATATACAAGCAGTATTTTTCGCTTCGATGCTTTCACCAACGACCTTTCACCCTCCCAGCTCACGTCGCCTCCACTGCGCCAAAGAACTACTCGTGCCGATtgcaaatcaacaaaaaatgccaaaaactATATACCGTTGCAGCCTTAGCAACCATCAGGTCGTTCTGTCGGTGTAACAATAAGATGCCAGCGCTCGCCGGCTGTGGTGGAATGAATCTGCCAGCAGCGGTTACAGCTTCCTCGGTAAGCATTTTGGACATTATATGTCCCTCGAAGCAAAATATGATACTGCCATCCTCAGCAAGATTCCACTATTCACAGCTATTGTTGCTACTGACGTCTACACAAGCAGTTATGTTGGTCTCCCTGCTCCAGCCACAGCCGTGACAACATTCAGCTGGCGGTGTCAACATGTCAACGAACAGTTTTCCCACGATCGAAATGGCTGATATGAGGAGCTACAAGATTGCTACAATCAACATGAACGCAGTGACAAACGGGACAAAACTCGATGCCCTGAATACCTTTATCCGGTCCGCCGAACTAGATGTTATCCTCCTGCAGGAAGTGGCAACAACAAATCTCAACATACCAGGCTTTAACATTGAGTATAATGTAGACGAGCATAAAAGAGGAACAGCGATTGCAGCACGAAGTTTTCTATCCCTCATGCATGTTGATAGAAGCATTGACTCGACATTAATCTGCGCACGGATCAATAACGTCACACTCATCCACGTTTACGCACCATCGAGAACGCAAAATCGAAACGCGTGGGAAAACTTCTACAACTACGTGCTACCATACTACTTCTACAACTCCACGAACCGAGCTATCATTGATGGTGACTTCAATTCAGTTGTAAACCAGAAAGATGCTACTGGTTCAAACGCACACAGCCCAATGCTCAAACGATTCATGACCGCTTCAGGTGTAGACGATAGCTAGGAGGTCCTAAACCGCCAACACGTCGAATTTTCATTTATTAGGTCCGGGTCTGCCTCTAGGATAGATAGAGATCTCGTCACGCCAAATATGCGAGGCTGGATTCGAACCGCAAATTTTGTTGCTACAGCCTTCTCGGATCACAAAGCATACATAATCCGCACTGTTCTTCCAACATTTGGAAATCCACCTGGTCGTGGAATATGGCGTATGCATCCAAGCTTGGTTGATGATCCAGCGCTCATTCCATGATACAATAGAACTATACTATGGCATGTTTCGTTCAGCCTATGATCGTTGTTATGGCGATCCTCACCAGCTGCAAACAATAAATCACATAAAGGGAAGGATGCTCTCTCTCTCCAATGCAGCTATGCACATCGCACACGATGCTGGATCGAAATCTATATAGCTGGAGAAAACACATCAATTTTTCATATAGCGAACCAGAAAACCAGTCGCACCGAAACGTCAATGCAGGATCAACGTTGGCAGGATGGAGTTGACACAATACGAGAGCCAAATACGATACAGCAGAGTGTGCAAGAATATTTTGTTAGATTGTACTCTTCCACCCATCCGGTCGAGAGCGACGACTTCAATCCAGCACATTGCATCCCGCGCGAAAATGAGGCCAATCAACGATGAATGATCGAAATATCTTCCGATGAGGTTCTAGAAGTAATTAAATTGAGCAGCTCACGAAAATCTCCCGGCAATGATGGTTTACCAAAGGAGTTTGATCTAAAGGTATGGCAAGTAATCGAGAGAGAGTTCACTTTTGTCATAAATGAAGCAACGTCCTCTAATGCTCCCTAAGAATTTTTTTGACAGCGTGCTTGTTCTTGTTAGAAAGAAGAAGGGTGATAATAGCGTTAAGGCATTCAGACCGATATCGCTCCTGAATGTTGATTACAAAATATTCGCTAGAATAATAAAAAGCAGGGTTGACCCCTTGCTTCCATTGATGCTATCCAAACATCAAAAATGCTCCAATGGAAAGCGTAACATATTCGAAGCCACTGCTCGTATACTGGACCGCATTTGTGAGCTAAAAGCGAACCATAGAAACGGATTACTGTTTGCTTTTGACTTCGACCATGTCTTTGATAGGGTAGAGTACAGCTTCCTGACAAGTACGAtg carries:
- the LOC131691740 gene encoding mitochondrial import receptor subunit TOM22 homolog, which translates into the protein MDSDPEVVLVDKVDEDELSIDKDSGMESAGNSKDDTPERKQATLDELPREELPKPAAVPISATKSQPAAKTTPAAIKSKDDDYDDEPDETLAERLWGLTEMFPQGVRTVGGTVSDLSVASIKALYKFTCNASWIFFTSSMILFAPVVFEVERAQMEEMQKTQQKQVLLGPGSAVGAGAGGMPAMPPMAAR